The following are from one region of the Falco biarmicus isolate bFalBia1 chromosome 1, bFalBia1.pri, whole genome shotgun sequence genome:
- the LOC130157443 gene encoding CMRF35-like molecule 7: protein MRIFLVWTLFPGGWAVTGPMKVMADQGGSLTVSCSYEPGYELYSKYWCRPSFLWFCFTYIAQTNGSEVMVTQGRVSIRDNHMAHSFTVTLGSVTLGDAGWYSCGVRRRWWFNQWHTTEVTVSTAGSATTKDSDMSLLATNSPYPTGSGEPAVASQLSVTYLLLFLSVKVLVALMLACGATWVRSRHRTCGQEDLQLFEAARTPACPPSPTTSGPQGCPPAPLPPTLLRLCHPPQLPHASSCLALGASPPAKSQPLLASPVLETGGSGAQRGCIC, encoded by the exons ATGAGGATTTTCTTGGTTTGGACCCTTTTCCCAG GTGGCTGGGCAGTGACGGGCCCCATGAAAGTGATGGCTGACCAGGGTGGCTCACTGACAGTGTCCTGCAGCTATGAGCCAGGCTATGAGCTCTACTCCAAGTACTGGTGCCGCCCGagcttcctctggttttgcTTCACCTACATCGCCCAAACCAATGGCTCAGAGGTGATGGTGACACAGGGCAGGGTGTCCATCAGGGACAACCACATGGCACACTCATTCACGGTGACACTGGGAAGTGTCACTCTGGGGGACGCAGGCTGGTACTCGTGCGGGGTGAGGAGGAGATGGTGGTTCAACCAGTGGCACACCACCGAGGTGACAGTCTCCACAG ctgGTTCAGCCACAACCAAGGACAGTGACATGAGCCTGTTGGCCACCAACTCCCCGTACCCCACAGGCTCTGGGGAGCCTGCAGTGGC GTCCCAGCTCAGTGTTACCTAcctgctgctcttcctcagCGTGAAGGTATTGGTGGCGCTGATGCTGGCATGTGGGGCCACCTGGGTGAGGAGCCGGCACAGGACCTGTGGCCAGGAAGACCTGCAGCTCTTTGAGGCGGCCAGGACACCggcctgccctccctccccaacCACCTCAGGACCCCAGGGATGCCCTCCTGCTCCCTTGCCCCCGACCCTACTGAGGCTATgccacccaccacagctgccccatgccagcagctgcttggcTCTGGGTGCTTCTCCCCCTGCGAAGTCTCAGCCCCTCCTGGCATCCCCTGTGCTGGAGACAGGAGGGTCTGGGGCACAGAGAGGCTGCATCTGctga
- the LOC130159006 gene encoding CMRF35-like molecule 8, translating to MMGILLGWSWLLLPVCQALVVPREVSGHAGEKLSLRCWYPRGYEDYNKYWCEGASRHSCRKVVETAGRDVPQQHGRVSIQDSHIFCVVLLTVQNLSETDAGSYWCGVERTGSDLMEPVTVRVLPAVAATPAAPLATLTPWISSTMMEHTPATNATTMGPRGPVLNMVLLSLMVVLFSLLALAGSTRLLCILCRRCRRREGNGALVCPVPGTPRCPSQDMGDKPTLGTGLQGAPHSQQHRKPALESVLSATQVCAAPRKPGIATELDDSPVYDNLLNLAEVRAPGAGSVGSTGSAHAVWLLTLGSPHTAQLCPRAVGTRCPLARVATVTQNQTSSWRTPASSQTPCVSRR from the exons ATGATGGGGATAttgctgggctggagctggctcCTTCTGCCAG TTTGCCAGGCTCTGGTTGTCCCCAGGGAGGTCAGCGGCCACGCTGGGGAGAAGCTCTCCCTCCGCTGCTGGTACCCCCGGGGCTATGAGGACTACAACAAGTACTGGTGCGAGGGGGCCAGTCGGCACTCCTGCCGCAAGGTGGTGGAGACGGCGGGCAGGGATGTGCCCCAGCAGCATGGCCGGGTCTCCATCCAGGACAGCCACATCTTCTGCGTGGTCCTGCTCACCGTGCAAAACCTCTCTGAGACAGATGCTGGGAGTTACTGGTGCGGGGTGGAGAGGACAGGCAGCGACCTGATGGAGCCAGTGACGGTGAGGGTGCTCCCAG CAGTAGCAGCtaccccagcagctcctctggccACCCTCACCCCCTGGATCTCCAGCACCATGATGGAGCATACCCCCGCAACAAATGCCACCACCATGGG ccccaggggGCCAGTCCTGAACATGGTCCTGCTCTCCCTTATGGTGGTCCTGTTCTCCCTCCTGGCTCTTGCTGGCTCCACCAGGCTCCTCTGCATCCTGTGCAGGAGatgcaggaggagggaaggtaATGGTGCCCTTGTGTGCCCTGTCCCAGGCACACCCCGGTGCCCATCCCAGGACATGGGGGACAAACCCACCCTGGGCAcggggctgcagggagctccCCACTCccagcaacacagaaaacctGCCCTTGAGTCTGTTCTTTCTGCCACCCAAGTCTGTGCTGCCCCCCGCAAACCAGGCATTGCCACAGAGCTGGATGACAGCCCCGTCTACGACAACTTGCTGAACTTGGCAGAGGTGAGAGCCCCTGGTGCGGGCAGcgtgggcagcacaggcagcgcCCATGCAGTGTGGTTGCTCACCCTGGGCAGCCCCCAcactgcccagctgtgccccagggctgtggggacaCGCTGTCCCCTGGCCAGGGTGGCCACAGTGACACAGAACCAAACCTCAAGCTGGAGAACACCAGCATCCTCACAAACACCCTGTGTCAGCAGGAGGTGA